The Anastrepha ludens isolate Willacy chromosome 2, idAnaLude1.1, whole genome shotgun sequence genome contains a region encoding:
- the LOC128868041 gene encoding transcription factor E2f1: MPKYFIASAATTTSATSAASAAYSNNNNNNNGTPQMVIKSAVRQLSYDTVSTSGNNNNNNNSNTKRNSNSAFVSSSSSGSSSPVSMMMQSGEHQQRQLKSQVISSAASVPLATHLLDHGYGVTLKQAPSTSASATSLSSSSSSSVATAAAATTTPATSNFTGKYTSTAASRNPADSTPHITEYYKQVKRRNPTSVAEQSSHPKKQAKHQSASSGDFASNVVVVQQPPSRSQQFQHKTTKQQMLVRTSSSNNNNNNNHMASSQHQRVAAASTLHFAAPSPQPQRPPSSASSTSSSIAYKTGTSSSVSSLPASKRTPEGNRADTSLGILTKKFVDLLQGSPDGVVDLNDASAKLLVQKRRIYDITNVLEGIGILEKKSKNNIQWKCGNSLVSSDRTRDMQLENERLEQKENQLNMLIDQIREELSTEISNNNQLAYVTHTDLKSVDLFKDQIIIVIKAPPEAKLVLPDTLCPREIYVKAENNGEINVFLCHDNSPENSPTFSSPAAPPYRQQPHQFNDPLFDDISRLTPSLDDDKRMRLGLPPLSSSKASSTTSTSGNTYPGSAAPLARSAQRNLSKSIEDAARQTAAGSADGNGVGGATDYNCDIVGSYHTQQQQRQQQSSSNTGAHDGNNYNIQPTITRPVLTQAEAERIYEQDFDCEMFGRRKLGAAYGGSGGSQRQQQSSDSTNHTLNSCSNNRKSGLKNDVSMVNSAMEEHKAAVEASAAATEATVTVTPSSSATTSSSSTGAAANSRRSDSAAAAAAGTSTSAALSSMPITHTPSMFGGGGSRPSTSESGGMARMDSHIADMIGSHGGSTGIRNALISNSLNLLSPGPLPGVQNYFDDLPPFLPIEPPLDVDYNFSLDQTEGLIELFNDFT, encoded by the exons ATgcccaaatattttattgcttcagcagcaacaacaacgtcagcaacatcagcagcaagCGCAgcttacagcaacaacaacaataataataatggtacACCGCAAATGGTTATCAAATCAGCTGTGCGGCAACTCTCCTACGACACGGTCAGCACtagtggcaacaacaacaacaataacaacagcaacacgaAACGCAATTCGAATTCAGCATTTGTATCGTCGTCATCGTCTGGTTCATCATCGCCAGTGTCGATGATGATGCAGAGCGGCGAGCACCAACAAAGGCAACTAAAGTCGCAAGTCATCAGTAGCGCCGCATCAGTGCCACTTGCAACACATCTGCTGGATCATGGTTATGGTGTGACGCTGAAGCAAGCACCATCAACTTCGGCATCAGCAACGTCgttgtcgtcgtcgtcgtcgtcgtcggtGGCAACGGCGGCGGCGGCGACGACGACGCCCGCAACTTCTAACTTCACCGGCAAGTACACGTCCACGGCGGCGAGTAGAAATCCCGCAGATTCCACACCACACATAACGGAGTACTATAAG CAAGTAAAACGTCGCAATCCCACGTCCGTTGCCGAACAAAGCAGCCATCCCAAGAAGCAAGCCAAACATCAGTCTGCGTCGTCCGGTGATTTTGCCAGTAATGTGGTGGTGGTGCAGCAGCCGCCATCGCGCTCACAACAATTCCAACATAAAACCACCAAGCAACAGATGTTGGTGCGCAcaagtagcagcaacaacaacaacaataacaaccataTGGCTAGCTCACAACATCAACGCGTGGCGGCAGCGTCTACATTGCATTTTGCCGCGCCCTCACCGCAACCACAACGCCCGCCATCGTCTGCCTCATCGACTTCATCGTCGATTGCGTACAAAACTGGCACATCCTCGTCCGTCTCTTCATTACCCGCCTCGAAACGCACACCCGAAGGTAATCGCGCCGACACCTCACTCGGCATACTGACGAAGAAATTCGTCGATTTGCTGCAAGGCTCACCGGACGGTGTTGTCGACCTCAACGATGCGTCAGCCAAATTGCTGGTACAAAAACGACGCATCTACGACATCACGAACGTGCTGGAAGGTATCGGGATACTGGAGAAGAAGTCGAAGAATAACATTCAATGGAAGTGTGGCAACTCGTTGGTGAGTTCGGATCGTACGCGGGACATGCAGCTAGAGAATGAAAGACTCGAACAAAAAGAGAATCAGTTGAATATGTTGATCGATCAGATACGTGAGGAGCTGAGCACTGAGATATCGAATAACAATCAACTGGCCTATGTGACGCATACCGATTTGAAAAGTGTCGATCTGTTTAAGGATCAGATAATAATCGTTATAAAGGCTCCACCGGAAGCCAAACTTGTG CTACCTGACACACTTTGTCCACGTGAGATCTACGTTAAGGCCGAGAACAATGGCGAAATTAACGTATTCCTCTGTCACGACAATTCACCCGAAAATTCGCCAACATTCTCTTCACCCGCCGCCCCGCCGTACCGTCAGCAGCCGCATCAATTCAACGATCCACTGTTCGACGATATCAGTCGATTGACACCTAGTCTTGATGACGACAAACGTATGCGCCTAG GTTTACCCCCACTTTCATCGTCAAAAGCATCGTCAACGACGTCCACGAGCGGCAATACATATCCCGGTAGTGCCGCACCCCTCGCACGTTCCGCACAACGAAATCTCAGCAAATCAATTGAGGATGCCGCACGTCAAACTGCTGCTGGCTCGGCTGATGGCAATGGTGTCGGTGGAGCAACCGATTATAATTGTGATATCGTTGGCAGCTAccacacacaacaacaacagcgacagCAACAGTCCAGCAGCAATACTGGTGCACACGATGGCAACAACTACAACATACAGCCAACCATAACGCGACCAGTGCTGACGCAAGCGGAAGCCGAACGCATTTACGAGCAAGATTTCGATTGTGAGATGTTCGGCAGGCGTAAACTGGGCGCTGCGTATGGCGGTAGCGGCGGTAGTCAGCGGCAGCAACAGAGTAGTGATTCAACAAACCATACGCTTAATAGTTGTAGTAACAATAGGAAGTCAGGTCTTAAAAACGATGTATCCATGGTGAATAGTGCAATGGAAGAGCATAAAGCAGCAGTTGAGGCATCAGCAGCAGCGACGGAAGCGACGGTCACGGTCACACCATCGTCGTCGGCAACAACATCGTCATCATCTACAGGTGCTGCAGCGAATAGTAGACGAAGTGATAGTGCCGCAGCTGCTGCTGCCGGTACTTCGACCTCAGCGGCGTTGTCATCAATGCCAATAACGCACACACCCTCAATGTTTGGCGGCGGTGGCAGCCGACCATCCACCAGCGAGAGTGGCGGCATGGCACGCATGGACTCGCACATAGCAGACATGATCGGTTCG